From the genome of Candidatus Cloacimonadota bacterium:
AACCGAGCATTCCCTTCCTGTAAGGCAAAGTTTAAAGAAAAATCTACGCTTCGCTCTATAAATAACATGCTTCTTTGCGCTGGACTCAGCCAACTTAGAATTATCGCACTTGTTTCCAAGTAAGCGAATTCCCCAAATTCCTCCACCGGTTTCTTACTCCCATATATGCGAAACCATACTTTTTTATCACAGCCGGGAGCACCAAAATCTATATCGGATGCATTCTTTTCACGCATTCTGGAAAGCCATTTCTTAAGGATTTCTCTACTTTCGGCTTCATGCTCGGGATGCTCGGCAAACCATGCTAAAATTGCTTCACAGATTTCTGGTCCTTGAAGGTTTTCAGTTATGCTATTTTGCATTTCAGTTAAAAAAGTAAGTGCCATAATCTCCTCGTTTTCTGATTCATCCATCTGCTTTAAAGCCGCTGTAAAGTCCTATTCTAAAGCTTGCTCGGCGCCATTTCATATACATGCACTGGATTAAGTTTATCATATACTTCTTAGTAAGAGTTTCATCTCGATACATAAAGTATTCCATCAGTTTCTTGCGTTTAAAATGGCGAATTTGAGTATTACCTTGGGCAACCAAATTGCTAAAGATGGAATGGGGATTTATAAATGTTTCTTCGCCCCATACATCTTTTTCTTTTAAAGTTTCGAGCAAAGCACCATTGTAATAGGCGTTTACCGCTCCATCTTCCACAATTATCATCGATCCTAAATCGTCTGTTAGTGGAATTTGGCTACCCTTACTGTAACTACTGATAGTTCCACAGGCTATAAAATCTTGAATCTCTTCTGCTGGAAACCCTCTCAAGAGCATAAGCTCTGGCTTTTTCCCAGAGCTGGATGCCGGTTCGACTAACTCTGCCGAATTCTCTCCCAACTCTGCCGAATGCGCTAAACCGGATTCGACCACTTTTATCAGTTCCTCAGGCTGAATAGGCTTCGTTAGATAGTGATATGCCCCGGTACGAATAGCTCTTACTGCCACATCAATGCTGGAAAACCCAGTTGTTACGATAATAACTGCCAGGGGTTGGATTTCTTTGAGGCGGGCAATCAATTCCAAGCCGCCCATACGTGGCATATAGATATCGATAATGTACAAAGAGAACTTATCATACTCTACTTTCCCCAGAGCATCCACTCCATCTACAGCCACACTAACTTCGTAGCCCAAATCACTCAAAAATTCGCTAATAATATCTCGAATGTTTTGTTCATCGTCTACAACGAGTATTTTCCGGGAATTCATTCTTCCCCCTTTGTTGCCTGTTTATCGTGAACTTTTAGCAGTTCTTCCAAGGCAGGGTCAATCTTGTCGTGTGTGTTTCGCTTCTGCTTCTGTTTGGTGTAGGTAGTTTGAAGGTCAGCAATCTCCAAATTACCTGCTGGTGCATTTACTTGAGTAAAATTATCCTGAGTCTTAACATTGTGATACCCAATCAATTCACTTTCTTTAATACTCTTAAGTCTTTGCAGCAGAAGAGATATTTTATTAACCGCCTCCGTTATTTCGGTATTGCTTTTATGTAGCCCATCCAGATTCATCTCGTTGGCATAGCGCTTTACTCTGCCCAAAGAAAGGGTTATCACGCAAAGGGGAGTATTTATATCGTGATCCAGGTGTGCAATTTCCTTAAGTGACGGCAGAAGTCGCTCCATTTCATTCTTCCAGGTTTCACACTCTTTCAGTTCGTTAACTTTACTTATAAGTTGTTCATTATCAAGGCGGTCACGGCTGATTTGGTCTGAAAGATAGTTCGCAATAAGGGCTACCCCGCTAAACAAGCCTGTGTACGACAGCAGATAAACAGTTGAGCCACTCATATCCATACCTGAAGCTTCCATTGGTGTAAGGATGGAATTCTGATACAGAACAATTAGCATGAGCAACGAAAAGCTTCCGCATAGCCCAGCAATAACGCCCCCATTCTGGGGAAAAGTAAGAGATGCAGTTATTACTCCTATAAGATACGCCCAAACAAAGAAACTATTTAAGCCTCCGGTTAGATGTACGATTAGCGTTGCAAAAAGGATATCTAAGGCAACTTGAAAGAACTTCACAAATTGTCTTTGCTGTCCTGTCTGAACTTGAAACAGTAGATTTAATGCTACTATCCCTCCAAAGACCATAAAAAACAATAGATTCTGATACATTCCTTCGCGAAAACTGATATGTAATAGTCCTATCGAAAAGAGTACTATTACTAAAAACCAGCGTACCATACTCCAGAGCGACAGCAGTTTTTGTTTCTCTTGTTCCATATCTCTTCCTTTTTTACTAATCTTTGATATACTGGATATCAGCAGGGTTTATCACAAGATTGTAATACGCCCAAATCTCCGCATCTGTCATTGTGTGGGGCACTAAGCCCACCTGGTCTATCAATCCCTTCATTTGTCTTGGAGTTCCTCCCGAGGGAATTCGTCCCAAGTATAAACCCTCATTGCGTATCGCATTGGGTCGGTAAAACGGATATAAGGGATTCGTAGCTTGGGCAACCGGCAAGCCGTTGATGTAGCCCTTAACTTTGCCTCTATCGTAAGTTAAGGCAAAGAAATGCCATTTATCTTTGTTGTGTGGCCACTTCCCATCTGGAGTAAAAGCTGCACTAGCTGTAACCTCCACACTATTGATGGTACTTGCAGTAAAGTACATATTGCCACCATCATAATAAATTGCCCCGGTTGGTTTGGTGTTACCACCACCCGAAAGCGGGTCATAATCTGGATCGTCCAAATCCGGCGGCAGCCAGATCAAGCAGGCAGAAGGATGCTTAGCCATAATCTTAGCATAAGATATTAGGGTAAAATTTGAATTCACCAACATAGTTTCGTTGCCTTCGTGCATTATATAACCATTCCCTCCCCCAAAGCTGGCACATTTCCACCCATCCACTCCTTGCCCCATGGGGCGAGTAGCAACATCGCCATAAAACAATGCGTCATTGCTATGCTCAGAAGAATCTATTACATGGTTCCAATTCTCAGAAGGATTAAATTGGGGCTGATCCATTTCCAGATGGATGCAATAATCCAAATCCAGCATCGCCACTAACGGGAAACTAAAAGCTATCTCTGCCCGATAATCAAGTGTTTGACCCTGCAATTCGCCGCTCACATAGCTAATAGCTCGATAACTATTGCTCCCATCCTCACCTTCTTCGCCTACAAAAGTATAATAAATACTATCTATATGACAGCTCTGGATTTGAAATCCGTTAAACTCTTGGTTCCACATCACTACAGAATTAGGACCCGCCATCATACCTAAAAAGACGGAGTTACGCACAGCAGTTCTTAGGGCATAATCCGATACACTTTCGGCTTGCTTCGATAGCATATTCCGCTGCACAATACGGGGCAAATCCAGCATCCTACGTTGCATTGAAACCAATATCCCGGAGTATATAGCCGTCATCAAGACTACAAAGATTAGCATTGCGCGTCCCATATTTCCTCCCTCATGCTCCACGCATATAAGCGTTCATAAAATAACACTTAAATTGTAGTTTGGTTCGTATTGATTGGCTCCCCGCCCGGGGGGGGTCATGATAAAAGCCCATTCGTATCTCGGCAGATCGAGCTGATGAAGCACTTGTTGTTAAAGCATCGTTTTTTGTGTAGTAACGAAACTTTAGCTCATCTATCCAGAACAAATACCCCAAATCGTTTAAGGGCACTCCATCTTGCGCCAACAGAACTGCAATTCCATGGGGATCTGGTGCATTGCTTAATTTTATACTTAGCTTCACCGGTGTAACACCCAGTTGATTTTGCTGGTAATCCCAATATGTCCAAAACACCAAAGAATCCGGTGTGGCATGCACAATCGCATCCTCTGGGTCAAATCCTACCCCCGCCAAGGCAACAACGCTGTTTAGCTTAGTGGCACATTGATCCATGTGATCGACCATTTGTTGCGTATACAAAGCTCGATCTGCTGCTTCCTGCATCTGAAATTGAAAGCTAATTACCATCAACAGCAGCATGCCGCCAATAACAAATGCTCCAATGATATCAAGTATTACGCCCATTATAAGTTAAGATGCGTTTTGGTATACACGCGTTGTAGGGTTACGGGAAACTTCAAACCCGGGGTTGTAGCCGTTACTCTCACCCGACGAAATATATTATCCACCGGTATTACAGTTAAGGGAACTCCCAAAGAATCGCAGCTTACCGCTTCTACAGTTAGCTGATACGTATCTCCGGGAAAGTTCAAATCGATTGTGCGCTGTGTATTATTGTAGTTACTTATTATGTGGTTAAATGCCATCATACGCGCAAAGAGTTTGGCATCAATTTCATCTAATACTGTATGACACAGCTGTGTAGCCTGAACATATTGCGTAGCATTTATTAGAAGATCGTTCTGATCTTGAATATGCCTGTTATAATTTAGGGCAATGCTGGTAAACAGCATAACTGCAAATAACGCTAATACCATGTCAAATAAGTTCATATATCAATCCTCCGCCGTTGCATATAGCACTTCGGTAAGGTCTGTAAGGCCATTACGCATGCGGTCGATTCCGCTTGCCCGCATCGATAGCATTCC
Proteins encoded in this window:
- a CDS encoding response regulator, which translates into the protein MNSRKILVVDDEQNIRDIISEFLSDLGYEVSVAVDGVDALGKVEYDKFSLYIIDIYMPRMGGLELIARLKEIQPLAVIIVTTGFSSIDVAVRAIRTGAYHYLTKPIQPEELIKVVESGLAHSAELGENSAELVEPASSSGKKPELMLLRGFPAEEIQDFIACGTISSYSKGSQIPLTDDLGSMIIVEDGAVNAYYNGALLETLKEKDVWGEETFINPHSIFSNLVAQGNTQIRHFKRKKLMEYFMYRDETLTKKYMINLIQCMYMKWRRASFRIGLYSGFKADG
- a CDS encoding histidine kinase, with the translated sequence MEQEKQKLLSLWSMVRWFLVIVLFSIGLLHISFREGMYQNLLFFMVFGGIVALNLLFQVQTGQQRQFVKFFQVALDILFATLIVHLTGGLNSFFVWAYLIGVITASLTFPQNGGVIAGLCGSFSLLMLIVLYQNSILTPMEASGMDMSGSTVYLLSYTGLFSGVALIANYLSDQISRDRLDNEQLISKVNELKECETWKNEMERLLPSLKEIAHLDHDINTPLCVITLSLGRVKRYANEMNLDGLHKSNTEITEAVNKISLLLQRLKSIKESELIGYHNVKTQDNFTQVNAPAGNLEIADLQTTYTKQKQKRNTHDKIDPALEELLKVHDKQATKGEE
- a CDS encoding LamG domain-containing protein — translated: MGRAMLIFVVLMTAIYSGILVSMQRRMLDLPRIVQRNMLSKQAESVSDYALRTAVRNSVFLGMMAGPNSVVMWNQEFNGFQIQSCHIDSIYYTFVGEEGEDGSNSYRAISYVSGELQGQTLDYRAEIAFSFPLVAMLDLDYCIHLEMDQPQFNPSENWNHVIDSSEHSNDALFYGDVATRPMGQGVDGWKCASFGGGNGYIMHEGNETMLVNSNFTLISYAKIMAKHPSACLIWLPPDLDDPDYDPLSGGGNTKPTGAIYYDGGNMYFTASTINSVEVTASAAFTPDGKWPHNKDKWHFFALTYDRGKVKGYINGLPVAQATNPLYPFYRPNAIRNEGLYLGRIPSGGTPRQMKGLIDQVGLVPHTMTDAEIWAYYNLVINPADIQYIKD